The proteins below are encoded in one region of Natronobacterium texcoconense:
- a CDS encoding nuclear transport factor 2 family protein, with amino-acid sequence MDSAALVRQYYDALDDHDYESLESVLAAGFVQRRPDRTFESREAFVRFMREERPNPDTNHELESVVVDTGGDRVAARGRVIDAETTLFEFADFFELADGRIGRLETYSR; translated from the coding sequence ATGGATTCGGCCGCCCTCGTCCGGCAGTACTACGACGCACTGGACGACCACGACTACGAGTCGCTCGAGTCGGTACTCGCTGCTGGGTTCGTCCAGCGCCGTCCTGATCGGACGTTCGAGAGCCGCGAGGCGTTCGTCCGGTTCATGCGCGAAGAGCGGCCGAACCCCGACACGAATCACGAACTCGAGTCGGTGGTCGTCGATACCGGTGGCGACCGGGTGGCCGCTCGCGGGCGCGTGATCGACGCCGAAACGACTCTGTTCGAGTTCGCCGACTTCTTCGAACTCGCGGACGGCCGAATCGGTCGACTCGAAACCTACTCTCGCTAG
- a CDS encoding ABC transporter ATP-binding protein → MTLLDINELKTYYRADDGWVRATDDASLSIERGETVGLVGESGSGKTTLAKSIIRLLPDNAEIKGGSIDFDGTEVTELSDRQLRKQIRWSEVSMIPQNAMNGFDPVYTVGEQIVEVITYHEDTSKAEAKERARELFDDLGIDPDRVDDYPHQFSGGMAQRAMIALALALSPSLVLADEPTTALDVVIQDRILDTIKEMQEEINSAMIMITHDMSVVSETCDRIAVVYGGRIVEIADAETIISNPRHPYTLGLRNAFPDISDDDKELISIPGTPPDLVDPGEGCRFAPRCPFAQEECWEVTPEAEPYGDGHEVECHRADEIELLQEEAAKKSTWYDQELGEQDAAVPAADTASETEPEVELDD, encoded by the coding sequence ATGACGCTACTCGATATCAACGAACTGAAGACGTACTACCGGGCCGACGACGGCTGGGTTCGTGCGACTGACGACGCGTCGCTCTCTATCGAACGCGGCGAGACGGTCGGTCTGGTCGGCGAAAGTGGCAGCGGCAAGACGACGCTCGCGAAATCGATCATTCGGCTGTTGCCGGACAACGCCGAAATCAAGGGCGGCTCGATCGACTTCGACGGGACCGAGGTAACGGAACTCTCGGATCGGCAACTGCGCAAGCAGATCCGCTGGTCGGAGGTGTCGATGATCCCGCAGAACGCGATGAACGGGTTCGACCCGGTCTACACCGTCGGCGAGCAGATCGTTGAAGTAATCACGTACCACGAGGACACCTCGAAAGCGGAGGCGAAAGAGCGCGCCCGCGAACTGTTCGACGACCTCGGGATCGATCCCGACCGCGTCGACGACTACCCCCACCAGTTCTCCGGTGGGATGGCACAGCGAGCGATGATCGCGCTCGCGCTCGCGCTGTCGCCGTCGCTCGTGCTCGCCGACGAGCCGACGACGGCACTGGACGTCGTGATTCAGGATCGCATTCTGGACACGATCAAGGAGATGCAAGAGGAGATAAACAGCGCGATGATCATGATCACCCACGACATGTCGGTCGTCAGCGAAACCTGCGACCGCATCGCGGTGGTCTACGGTGGTCGGATCGTCGAAATCGCCGACGCCGAGACGATCATCTCGAACCCTCGCCACCCCTACACGCTCGGGCTGCGAAACGCCTTCCCGGACATCAGCGACGACGACAAGGAACTCATCTCCATCCCCGGCACGCCACCGGATCTCGTCGATCCTGGCGAAGGATGCCGATTCGCCCCGCGCTGTCCGTTCGCCCAGGAGGAGTGCTGGGAAGTAACTCCCGAGGCCGAACCCTACGGCGACGGCCACGAGGTCGAGTGCCATCGTGCCGACGAGATCGAACTCCTGCAGGAGGAAGCCGCCAAGAAGTCGACCTGGTACGACCAGGAACTCGGCGAGCAGGACGCCGCTGTACCGGCGGCCGACACCGCAAGCGAAACGGAACCGGAGGTGGAACTCGATGACTGA
- a CDS encoding DUF5786 family protein, with the protein MGFGSYDESEQQEVEADFDDDDAVQSSESEHDGTIEFENGASSDELLDRLQEIKDDDED; encoded by the coding sequence ATGGGATTCGGGAGTTACGACGAATCCGAGCAACAGGAAGTCGAGGCTGATTTTGACGACGACGACGCGGTCCAGTCATCCGAAAGTGAACACGACGGAACGATCGAGTTCGAGAACGGGGCCTCGAGCGACGAACTCCTCGATCGGCTCCAGGAGATCAAAGACGACGACGAGGACTGA
- a CDS encoding 50S ribosomal protein L40e: protein MPSFDAAEKRSLEKMICMRCNARNAKDADSCRKCGYKNLRPKAKEPRAA, encoded by the coding sequence ATGCCAAGTTTCGACGCTGCCGAGAAGCGATCCCTCGAGAAGATGATCTGTATGCGCTGTAACGCACGCAACGCCAAGGACGCCGACAGCTGTCGCAAGTGCGGTTACAAGAACCTTCGGCCCAAGGCCAAGGAACCCCGAGCCGCATAA
- a CDS encoding ABC transporter permease yields the protein MGLRAYVVRRILQLVVTFWAFFTLLFVLFRMMPGDPTSMFIMDGMTPEQREQRIAELGLDQPLYVQYVEYIRQLLTGDFGQSFIYREPVLDIIAVRFMNTIVLMGTALFFAYLIGVTFGALMGWWRDSKFERGGIIVTLMARSSPEFWVGIVLVSVFVFWLGWFPSSGMRTTGGELGGGFLARYGSVDFLRHLFLPALTGAIVYLATPTLLMRSTMLDVLNADFIEIKKAEGLPERTVLYKHAARNSILPIVTVAAIATGAAMGGSVVIETVFNWPGMGREMVSAVNQNDYPLAMAAFFLMGSVVIIMNFVADLAYVYLDPRVEYE from the coding sequence ATGGGACTGAGAGCGTACGTCGTCAGACGGATCCTCCAGCTCGTCGTCACCTTCTGGGCGTTCTTCACGCTCCTGTTTGTTCTCTTTCGGATGATGCCAGGCGATCCGACGTCGATGTTCATCATGGACGGCATGACTCCGGAACAGCGCGAACAGCGGATCGCAGAACTGGGACTTGATCAGCCGCTGTACGTACAGTACGTCGAGTACATTCGACAGCTGCTCACCGGTGACTTCGGTCAATCGTTCATCTACCGCGAGCCGGTGCTCGACATCATCGCCGTCCGGTTTATGAACACGATCGTCCTGATGGGGACGGCGCTGTTCTTTGCGTACCTCATCGGGGTTACGTTCGGCGCACTGATGGGCTGGTGGCGCGACTCGAAGTTCGAACGCGGCGGGATCATCGTGACGCTGATGGCCCGTTCCTCGCCGGAGTTCTGGGTTGGAATCGTCCTCGTGTCCGTGTTCGTCTTCTGGCTCGGCTGGTTCCCTTCGAGCGGGATGCGGACGACCGGGGGCGAACTCGGCGGTGGCTTCCTCGCCAGGTACGGTTCGGTGGACTTCCTGCGCCACCTGTTCCTCCCGGCGTTGACCGGGGCGATCGTCTATCTGGCGACGCCGACGCTGCTGATGCGGTCGACGATGCTCGACGTGTTGAACGCCGACTTCATCGAGATCAAGAAGGCGGAGGGACTGCCCGAACGGACGGTGCTGTACAAACACGCCGCCCGGAACTCGATTCTCCCCATCGTGACGGTGGCAGCGATTGCGACCGGCGCCGCAATGGGCGGATCCGTCGTCATCGAGACGGTGTTCAACTGGCCCGGTATGGGCCGCGAGATGGTGAGTGCGGTGAACCAGAACGACTATCCGCTGGCAATGGCGGCGTTCTTCCTCATGGGATCGGTCGTGATCATCATGAACTTCGTCGCTGACCTGGCCTACGTCTACCTCGATCCGAGGGTGGAGTACGAATGA
- a CDS encoding Rieske 2Fe-2S domain-containing protein, whose product MATSDEFRETVSLEGLEESGRELVALDGIPIVLFHHEGEIRAVNNRCPHMGFPLVEGTVEDGLLTCHWHHARFELACGDTFDPWADDLPTYPVEVRDGTVYVNPNPPRDLPPEEHWADRLETGLEENLRLVVAKATIGTLDAGVDYREPTAQALEFGTQFRESGWGPGLTILGCMANVIDDLEPRDRKRALYTGVRHVADDCAGQPPDFHQPSLSTEDVPFDRLKSWFRDCVELRDPDGAERCLRTAVAAGHSEAELAELVFAAATDHPYLSTGHVLDFANTAFETLEHVDSEHTADALASLVQPLVTADRSDERSSWRQPVDLVALLEDVYGGSVTETSGLEDLASEGKGKSWSPPAEFQETLLGDDPEAIVDALADAVREGATTEDLAAEVAAAATTRVAQFGTGNEFGDWNTVHHTFTYANAVHVSTRRTDAIELYRGVFDAALSVYLDRFLNTPPAPMPEPGDDTGREPDAIREDLLETFDAEGGVNEAARLVGEFFDCGGDPAALKRTLGHGLLREDAGFHTLQNLEAAFRQFDLVDEREDSEGVALEQRRRRPLIATARYMAAHFPTRREAEQTFSIATRLNRGETVHENGSGSGE is encoded by the coding sequence ATGGCAACGTCCGACGAGTTTCGAGAAACCGTTTCGCTCGAAGGCCTCGAGGAGTCCGGTCGCGAACTGGTGGCTCTCGACGGCATCCCGATCGTCCTCTTTCACCACGAAGGGGAGATTCGGGCGGTGAACAACCGCTGTCCACACATGGGCTTTCCCCTCGTCGAGGGGACCGTCGAGGACGGCCTGTTGACCTGTCACTGGCACCACGCGCGGTTCGAACTCGCTTGCGGCGACACGTTCGATCCGTGGGCCGACGACCTCCCCACCTACCCGGTCGAGGTCCGGGACGGAACGGTCTACGTGAACCCGAACCCGCCGCGTGACCTGCCGCCCGAAGAACACTGGGCCGACCGTCTCGAGACCGGCCTCGAGGAGAACCTGCGGCTGGTCGTCGCAAAGGCGACGATAGGGACGCTCGACGCCGGCGTCGACTACCGAGAGCCGACGGCACAGGCCCTCGAGTTCGGCACGCAGTTCCGCGAATCGGGCTGGGGACCGGGACTCACGATTCTCGGCTGTATGGCGAACGTGATCGACGACCTCGAGCCCAGAGACCGAAAACGGGCGCTGTACACCGGCGTTCGTCACGTCGCGGACGACTGCGCTGGCCAGCCGCCGGACTTCCACCAGCCGTCGCTGTCGACCGAGGACGTTCCGTTCGACCGATTGAAGTCGTGGTTCCGGGACTGCGTCGAACTCCGGGACCCCGACGGTGCCGAACGCTGTCTTCGGACGGCCGTCGCCGCCGGCCACTCGGAGGCCGAACTCGCGGAACTGGTCTTTGCCGCCGCAACCGACCACCCCTACCTCTCGACCGGCCACGTACTCGACTTCGCGAACACGGCCTTCGAGACGCTCGAGCACGTCGACTCCGAGCACACCGCGGACGCGCTCGCGAGTCTCGTCCAGCCACTGGTCACCGCCGACCGGAGCGACGAGCGTTCGTCGTGGCGCCAGCCCGTCGACCTCGTGGCGCTGCTCGAGGACGTCTACGGCGGATCGGTGACGGAGACGAGCGGACTCGAGGACCTCGCGAGCGAGGGCAAGGGGAAGTCCTGGTCACCGCCGGCAGAGTTTCAGGAGACGCTGCTGGGCGACGACCCCGAAGCGATCGTCGACGCGCTGGCCGACGCCGTTCGCGAGGGTGCGACGACGGAGGACCTCGCCGCCGAAGTCGCAGCAGCAGCTACGACGCGAGTCGCCCAGTTCGGCACCGGCAACGAGTTCGGCGACTGGAATACCGTCCACCACACCTTTACGTACGCTAACGCGGTCCACGTCTCGACGCGACGAACCGACGCCATCGAACTCTACAGAGGCGTCTTCGACGCCGCGCTCAGCGTCTACCTCGATCGGTTCCTCAACACGCCGCCAGCACCGATGCCGGAACCGGGCGACGACACCGGCCGAGAGCCGGACGCGATCCGTGAAGACCTGCTCGAGACCTTCGACGCCGAGGGCGGCGTGAACGAGGCCGCCCGTCTGGTCGGCGAGTTCTTCGACTGCGGCGGCGATCCGGCGGCACTGAAGCGAACGCTCGGTCACGGACTGTTACGCGAGGACGCCGGCTTCCACACGCTGCAAAATCTCGAGGCGGCGTTCCGGCAGTTCGATTTGGTCGATGAGCGAGAGGACTCGGAGGGCGTCGCCCTCGAGCAGCGCCGACGCCGGCCATTGATCGCGACCGCTCGCTACATGGCCGCACACTTCCCGACGCGCCGCGAGGCAGAACAGACGTTCTCGATAGCGACGCGACTCAATCGCGGCGAGACCGTACACGAAAACGGAAGCGGAAGTGGAGAGTAG
- a CDS encoding ABC transporter ATP-binding protein has protein sequence MTDTLAAEHDRSDDDHSYKLRVENLEKHFPVNTGLVSRILHGESNDAVKAVDGVSLGIREGEAFGLAGESGCGKTTLGKSAIRLLEPTGGDIYFDGKAITDVGGQELNEFRREAQIIHQDPYKSLNPRFTVYEWVKEPLDVHDIGTAEERDARVYETIEQAGLEPAEAYAHEYPSELSGGERQRVGIARALALEPSFLLADEPASMLDVSIRASILDLFKRLQSELGLTAVYISHDLSLLKHMCDRIGIMYLGELVEVGPADQIINDPKHPYTQALVSSVPRIDPSENRERIELVGEVPDPVDVPSGCRFHPRCPKLVQPEGYEFDQDDWRAVANLRHDLLQGEITLTEEDETETPEAIREAYDVPVQLSDADAEQVLSEALETAITGDRDAARERLETEFATPCERDGLETYQVTSEQTAKCVRYDDDPRYGPEGGGSYDPN, from the coding sequence ATGACTGACACACTCGCGGCCGAACACGACCGAAGCGACGACGACCACTCGTACAAGCTCCGGGTCGAAAACCTGGAGAAACACTTCCCGGTCAACACCGGGCTCGTCTCCCGAATTCTCCACGGTGAGAGCAACGACGCGGTCAAAGCCGTCGACGGCGTTTCGCTCGGCATTCGAGAGGGGGAGGCGTTCGGTCTCGCCGGCGAATCCGGCTGTGGGAAGACCACTCTCGGCAAGAGTGCCATTCGGCTGCTCGAGCCGACGGGCGGTGACATTTACTTCGACGGGAAGGCGATCACCGACGTCGGTGGCCAGGAACTCAACGAGTTCCGCCGCGAGGCCCAGATCATCCACCAGGACCCGTACAAGTCGCTCAACCCGCGATTCACGGTCTACGAGTGGGTGAAGGAGCCGCTGGACGTCCACGACATCGGCACCGCCGAGGAACGGGACGCACGGGTCTACGAGACGATCGAACAGGCGGGACTCGAGCCCGCAGAGGCGTACGCCCACGAGTATCCGAGCGAACTGAGCGGTGGTGAACGCCAGCGCGTCGGCATCGCCCGGGCGCTCGCGCTCGAGCCGTCGTTCCTGCTGGCGGACGAACCCGCGAGCATGCTCGACGTGTCGATCCGTGCGAGCATCCTCGACCTGTTCAAGCGGCTGCAGTCGGAACTCGGGTTGACCGCGGTCTACATCAGCCACGACCTCTCCCTGCTCAAGCACATGTGCGACCGGATCGGCATCATGTACCTCGGCGAACTGGTCGAGGTCGGTCCGGCCGACCAGATCATCAACGATCCGAAACACCCCTACACGCAGGCGCTGGTCTCCTCGGTCCCCCGAATCGATCCGAGCGAGAACCGCGAACGGATCGAACTCGTCGGTGAGGTACCGGACCCCGTCGACGTCCCGAGCGGCTGTCGGTTCCACCCGCGCTGTCCGAAACTCGTCCAGCCCGAGGGCTACGAGTTCGACCAGGACGACTGGCGCGCGGTCGCGAACCTGCGCCACGACCTGTTACAGGGCGAGATCACCCTCACGGAGGAAGACGAGACGGAGACGCCGGAAGCGATCCGCGAGGCCTACGACGTTCCGGTCCAGCTTTCGGACGCCGACGCCGAACAGGTGCTCTCGGAGGCCCTCGAGACCGCCATCACGGGCGACCGCGACGCCGCTCGAGAGCGTCTCGAGACGGAGTTTGCGACGCCGTGTGAGCGAGATGGGCTCGAGACCTATCAGGTCACCTCCGAGCAGACTGCGAAGTGCGTTCGGTACGACGACGACCCACGGTACGGTCCCGAGGGCGGCGGCAGCTACGACCCGAACTGA
- a CDS encoding ABC transporter substrate-binding protein yields MVEDSKSRRTVLKGAGIAGVTGLTASLAGCTGGENGSDVDGADELGDEVPEIELVAPTAGTNPFRNELAQIVAENWEEIGFDVELEELEFGAHVDKAVVQQDYDASLLGWGGTPERIDPHTFIYDMHHSDNTQEGGRNTPGWENDEYDELAELQVTQVDEEERQQTVYDAQEMIAEAQPRTYIANEGGYHPYASARVENVDPTLGEGLNSFWNMISATPTDDDTVRFGYPSEIISLNPMQDLATPDRQFVRLLYDQLYRIGPDGFPQPWLATDDPEIEDDGMTYTVEIRDDVTFHDGEDLTIDDVEFTYELYADSPTYGSLVEIIDEIETSGNEITFHLEEQYAPFTANVLGQVYIFPEHIWGDVAPDELVDFEDENWTGSGPFQFRDWERQSELQLEAFDDHFETPNADNFIRIPGADTAQLVNDLEAGQIDMVGAVPQPTAVDRVRDDDDLALAEFEAIGYAMIEYNTRREPFDDRHVRRALSYGVPKEEYVEFIRDGMGTVTHTTISEHNEFWHNPDVEEFYEDLEAAREELAEGGYGWDDDDRLHYGA; encoded by the coding sequence ATGGTAGAAGATAGCAAATCACGGAGAACGGTGCTGAAGGGTGCTGGAATCGCGGGGGTTACGGGACTCACCGCGAGTCTTGCCGGGTGTACCGGCGGTGAGAACGGTTCGGACGTCGACGGTGCAGACGAACTCGGAGACGAAGTTCCGGAAATCGAGCTGGTTGCGCCGACGGCGGGTACGAACCCGTTCCGAAACGAACTCGCACAGATCGTCGCCGAGAACTGGGAAGAGATCGGATTCGACGTCGAACTCGAGGAACTCGAGTTCGGTGCTCACGTCGACAAAGCCGTCGTTCAGCAGGATTACGACGCGTCGCTGCTGGGCTGGGGTGGCACGCCGGAGCGGATCGACCCCCACACGTTCATCTACGACATGCACCACTCCGACAACACGCAGGAGGGTGGCCGGAACACGCCGGGCTGGGAGAACGACGAGTACGACGAACTGGCGGAGCTGCAGGTTACGCAGGTCGACGAGGAAGAACGCCAGCAGACCGTCTACGACGCCCAGGAGATGATCGCCGAAGCGCAGCCACGAACGTACATCGCGAACGAAGGTGGTTACCACCCGTACGCGAGTGCTCGCGTGGAGAACGTCGATCCGACGCTCGGTGAGGGGCTCAACTCGTTCTGGAACATGATTTCGGCGACCCCGACCGACGACGATACGGTTCGATTCGGCTACCCGTCCGAGATCATCTCGCTGAACCCGATGCAGGACCTGGCGACGCCGGACCGTCAGTTCGTCCGCCTTCTCTACGATCAGCTGTACCGCATCGGTCCGGACGGCTTCCCACAGCCGTGGCTCGCCACGGACGACCCCGAAATCGAAGACGACGGAATGACCTACACCGTCGAGATTCGCGACGACGTCACGTTCCACGACGGCGAGGACCTCACGATCGACGACGTCGAGTTCACGTACGAACTGTACGCCGACTCGCCGACCTACGGCTCGCTCGTCGAGATCATCGACGAGATCGAGACCTCGGGCAACGAGATCACCTTCCACCTCGAGGAGCAGTACGCCCCGTTCACGGCGAACGTCCTCGGGCAGGTGTACATCTTCCCCGAGCATATCTGGGGCGACGTCGCTCCGGACGAACTCGTCGACTTCGAAGACGAGAACTGGACCGGCAGCGGTCCGTTCCAGTTCCGCGACTGGGAGCGCCAGTCCGAACTGCAACTCGAGGCGTTCGACGACCACTTCGAGACGCCGAACGCGGACAACTTCATCCGCATCCCCGGCGCCGACACCGCACAGCTCGTCAACGACCTCGAAGCCGGTCAGATCGACATGGTCGGTGCGGTCCCGCAGCCGACGGCCGTCGACCGCGTCAGGGACGACGACGACCTCGCTCTCGCGGAGTTCGAGGCTATCGGCTACGCGATGATCGAGTACAACACGCGTCGCGAACCGTTCGACGACCGTCACGTCCGCCGCGCACTCTCCTACGGTGTGCCGAAAGAGGAGTACGTCGAGTTCATCCGCGACGGGATGGGTACCGTCACCCACACGACGATCTCGGAACACAACGAGTTCTGGCACAACCCGGACGTCGAGGAGTTCTACGAGGACCTCGAGGCCGCACGCGAAGAGCTCGCCGAGGGCGGCTACGGCTGGGACGACGACGACCGCCTCCACTACGGCGCATAA
- a CDS encoding DUF367 family protein: MECHVYYEGDDDPEKCTARRLEKFDKAILYRKMAQVPYGVVLNPHADQALSPADREEGLETLVALDCSWESAEEASFRMNGVHRALPFLVAANPVNYGRPFRLTTVEALAGALCIFGEREAAEDLLEPFRWGETFLTLNEEPLRRYSECDDSTEVVAVQDDYLADDETTE; the protein is encoded by the coding sequence GTGGAGTGTCACGTCTACTACGAGGGCGACGACGACCCCGAGAAGTGTACCGCACGTCGCCTCGAGAAGTTCGACAAAGCGATCCTCTACCGAAAGATGGCCCAGGTGCCCTACGGAGTCGTCCTCAACCCCCACGCTGACCAGGCGCTCTCGCCGGCCGACCGCGAGGAAGGCCTCGAGACGCTCGTCGCGCTCGACTGCTCGTGGGAGTCCGCCGAGGAAGCCTCGTTCCGGATGAACGGCGTCCACCGGGCGCTTCCGTTCCTGGTCGCCGCGAATCCGGTCAACTACGGGCGGCCGTTTCGACTGACGACCGTCGAAGCCCTGGCCGGCGCGCTCTGTATCTTCGGCGAGCGGGAAGCAGCCGAGGACCTGCTCGAGCCGTTCCGCTGGGGTGAGACGTTCCTGACGCTCAACGAAGAACCCCTGCGGCGGTACAGCGAGTGTGACGACTCGACCGAGGTCGTCGCCGTTCAGGACGACTATCTCGCGGATGACGAGACGACGGAGTGA
- a CDS encoding MBL fold metallo-hydrolase produces MEVHHVTEDAETFTCNAFLAIGEDGTTTLVDAGGWEGVVDEIRSHTDDLDSVVMTHQHGDHVAQLEAVADAFDPDVYAYDDHSTRTHELADGDSVRIGDETFDVVYTPGHADDHVSFVSESSLFSGDVVVHDDGAFDYGSFGRTDMAGQSRERLIESIRELLERMPEGVEHMYAGHGSVFHGDVRDVVETALERAEKREPKYPDE; encoded by the coding sequence ATGGAGGTCCATCACGTCACCGAAGACGCGGAGACGTTCACGTGCAACGCCTTCCTTGCTATCGGCGAGGACGGAACGACCACGCTGGTCGACGCCGGCGGCTGGGAGGGCGTCGTCGACGAGATTCGCAGCCACACCGACGACCTCGACAGCGTCGTGATGACCCACCAGCACGGCGACCACGTCGCCCAGCTCGAGGCCGTCGCCGACGCCTTCGATCCAGACGTCTACGCCTACGACGACCATTCGACGCGGACTCACGAACTCGCAGACGGCGACAGCGTCCGGATCGGCGACGAAACGTTCGACGTCGTCTACACGCCCGGCCACGCCGACGACCACGTTTCGTTCGTCTCCGAATCGTCGCTGTTCTCGGGTGACGTGGTCGTCCACGACGACGGCGCGTTCGACTACGGGAGCTTCGGCCGCACCGACATGGCTGGGCAATCACGGGAGCGACTCATCGAGAGCATCCGGGAGCTACTCGAGCGAATGCCGGAGGGTGTCGAGCACATGTACGCCGGCCACGGCAGCGTCTTTCACGGCGACGTGCGGGACGTGGTCGAGACGGCACTCGAGCGTGCGGAGAAGCGGGAGCCGAAGTATCCTGACGAGTGA
- a CDS encoding ABC transporter permease has translation MSTERTSPTDRATETTRNGLEYARSKLEIFEGDRLGQIGLAILAVFILIGIFARPYTIEFLDLTIPGLAPHDPSERAVGGRLESPSADHPLGTTDMGRDVLSQLIAGTRVTLIVGSLAAFMAVFIGTNVGLISAYFGGWVDDTLMRITDIVYGVPFLPFAIVLVAILGSSLVNIIVAIVLILWRSTARVIRSQVLSHKQRPYVESAQAIGAGHVRIMYRHILPNVLPLTFLYAAFAVAWAVIAEASLSFLGFGDPSMLSWGEMIYNVHTANAIREAWWWVFPPGICIMLFVMSVFFIGRTLEKEVNPELKHQ, from the coding sequence ATGAGTACCGAACGAACGTCACCGACCGACCGCGCAACGGAAACCACCAGGAACGGCCTCGAGTACGCCCGTTCGAAACTCGAGATATTCGAGGGAGACAGGCTCGGCCAGATCGGGCTCGCTATCCTGGCAGTATTCATCCTGATCGGGATCTTCGCCCGGCCGTACACGATCGAGTTCCTCGATCTGACGATCCCCGGACTCGCACCGCACGATCCAAGCGAGCGAGCCGTCGGAGGCCGTCTCGAGTCGCCGTCGGCCGACCACCCGCTCGGAACGACGGACATGGGCCGGGACGTGCTCTCACAGCTGATTGCGGGCACTCGCGTAACGCTGATCGTCGGCAGCCTCGCGGCGTTCATGGCGGTCTTCATCGGGACGAACGTCGGCCTGATCAGTGCCTACTTCGGCGGCTGGGTCGACGACACGCTGATGCGGATTACTGACATCGTCTACGGGGTTCCGTTCCTGCCCTTTGCGATCGTCCTCGTGGCGATCCTGGGCAGCAGCCTCGTCAACATCATCGTCGCGATCGTGTTGATCCTGTGGCGGTCGACGGCACGGGTGATCCGCTCGCAGGTGTTGAGTCACAAACAGCGGCCGTACGTCGAGAGCGCACAGGCGATCGGTGCCGGCCACGTACGGATCATGTACCGACACATCCTGCCGAACGTCCTGCCGCTTACGTTCCTGTATGCAGCCTTCGCTGTCGCGTGGGCGGTGATCGCCGAGGCGAGTCTCTCGTTCCTCGGCTTCGGTGACCCCAGCATGCTCTCGTGGGGTGAGATGATCTACAACGTTCACACGGCAAACGCGATCCGCGAAGCCTGGTGGTGGGTCTTCCCACCGGGTATCTGCATCATGCTGTTCGTGATGTCGGTGTTCTTCATCGGTCGCACCCTCGAGAAAGAGGTTAATCCGGAGCTGAAACATCAATAA